Proteins co-encoded in one Flavobacteriaceae bacterium MAR_2009_75 genomic window:
- a CDS encoding PAS domain S-box-containing protein: protein MSEMKLYDKAAERFYRSKPLNCFPLLSHDFTCNYFDAFCEHFSDSSDLWQLSQVNNWDGFTERDKNSIKENLVVIVTDMNLKIVFASSNISDLTGYKKNEVIGRKPSMFQGSETSESVKNRIRTAVGQGRSFEETLINYKKNGSPYTCSIKGKPLFDKKGELVNFIAYERAVA from the coding sequence ATGAGCGAAATGAAACTTTATGACAAGGCGGCGGAGCGATTTTATCGTTCTAAGCCATTGAATTGTTTTCCATTACTATCACACGATTTTACCTGCAACTATTTTGATGCTTTCTGTGAACATTTCAGTGATTCTAGTGATTTATGGCAGTTATCTCAAGTAAACAATTGGGATGGTTTTACAGAAAGGGATAAAAATTCTATCAAAGAGAATCTCGTGGTCATTGTGACCGATATGAATTTAAAGATTGTTTTTGCCAGTTCTAATATTAGTGATTTGACCGGATACAAGAAAAACGAAGTTATTGGGCGCAAACCTTCAATGTTTCAAGGCTCAGAAACGAGTGAATCTGTAAAAAATCGCATTAGAACGGCGGTAGGGCAGGGGCGTTCGTTTGAAGAAACGCTAATAAATTACAAGAAAAACGGCTCGCCCTACACTTGTAGTATTAAGGGCAAGCCGTTGTTTGATAAAAAGGGCGAACTGGTAAATTTCATCGCCTATGAAAGAGCTGTTGCCTAG
- a CDS encoding putative membrane protein, translating to MLNGINIYLVFIGCFLANVLVFPMMLFFLDKINKYFLRWFFYKKSAIFVARRAKTGSGEKIKKFGFWGLILFVMIPLPGTGVYAGSIATYLFKIERKKAFWANTIGIFLSSVIVWSATLISMKGMGTV from the coding sequence ATGCTAAATGGCATCAATATCTATTTGGTGTTCATTGGGTGTTTTTTGGCCAATGTTCTCGTTTTTCCGATGATGCTTTTTTTTCTTGATAAAATCAATAAGTATTTTCTACGTTGGTTTTTCTATAAAAAGTCAGCAATATTTGTGGCACGTAGAGCTAAGACCGGTAGTGGTGAAAAAATCAAAAAGTTCGGTTTCTGGGGCCTCATCTTGTTTGTTATGATCCCATTGCCCGGTACCGGAGTATATGCAGGTAGTATCGCCACTTATCTGTTCAAGATTGAGCGTAAAAAAGCCTTTTGGGCCAATACCATAGGAATCTTTCTATCATCGGTAATTGTTTGGTCTGCAACTCTTATCTCAATGAAAGGTATGGGTACGGTTTAG
- a CDS encoding transcription elongation GreA/GreB family factor (manually curated) yields MIDKNDLIDYCHRFVANRMVRIQDNISGVQESLQSETKSSAGDKHETGRAMLQLEREKLGQQLSEAEKMKAVLNKVNINNEPTSVALGSLVKTSKASYFIAISAGEFKAGEDAVFCISVGTPIGRLLLGKSVGDSILFNENQFEILSIK; encoded by the coding sequence TTGATAGATAAAAACGATTTAATAGACTACTGCCATAGATTTGTAGCGAACCGAATGGTTCGAATACAAGATAATATATCTGGGGTTCAAGAGTCTTTACAAAGCGAGACCAAAAGCTCAGCAGGCGATAAACATGAAACGGGTCGAGCTATGCTTCAACTCGAAAGGGAAAAATTGGGTCAACAATTATCGGAGGCAGAGAAGATGAAAGCGGTATTGAACAAGGTCAATATTAATAATGAACCAACTTCGGTGGCATTGGGTAGTTTGGTAAAAACCTCTAAGGCCTCTTATTTTATAGCGATCTCAGCTGGGGAGTTTAAGGCTGGGGAAGATGCAGTATTCTGCATTTCTGTTGGCACACCAATAGGTCGTTTATTATTAGGGAAATCAGTTGGTGACAGCATTTTGTTCAATGAAAACCAATTCGAAATACTTTCGATCAAGTAA
- a CDS encoding dihydroxyacid dehydratase: MLEKKKLRSSEWFNSDNKKMNFVHRSWLRNQGYPDDYFEGKPVIGICNTWSDLTPCNGHLRQFAEVVKRGILEAGGFPMEFPVMSLGETIMKPTTMLFRNLVSMDTEESIRANPLDGIVLLTGCDKTTPSTLMGACSVDLPTIVVPGGPMLSGRFRGEKIGSGSMNWMVKEKQSNEAFTDADFREAEVCLARSIGHCNTMGTASTMATMVEALGLTLPGFSSIPAADSRKKMYAQLSGRRIVEMVKEDLTLSKILTRKAFENAIVTNSGVGGSTNLIVHLTAIAGRMGVDLKLEDFDMHGSKIPLLVNLKPSGKYLMEDFYYAGGLPVVLKNLMPLLHKDVITVNGTTMAENYKDAICYEEDVIRTLENPLKKEAGIAVLKGNLCENGSVIKPSAASLHLMKHRGKAVVFETMEDYHNRIDDPDLDIDKDSVIVLKGVGPKGYPGMPEVGNVDLPEKLIRQGVKDMVRISDGRMSGTAGGTVVLHVSPESSVGGNLALVENGDMIELDVANRKLHLDVSDEELVKRKKAWIASEPLAKRGYVKLYIDHVEQAHKGADLDFLVGGSGSKVERDSH, from the coding sequence ATGTTAGAAAAGAAAAAACTACGTAGCTCAGAATGGTTCAATAGCGACAATAAAAAAATGAATTTTGTACACCGTTCGTGGTTACGAAATCAGGGGTATCCAGATGATTATTTTGAAGGAAAGCCGGTTATTGGAATTTGTAACACATGGTCTGATCTAACGCCTTGTAATGGACACCTACGGCAATTCGCGGAAGTAGTTAAGAGAGGAATTTTGGAAGCAGGAGGCTTTCCAATGGAGTTTCCGGTGATGAGTTTGGGTGAAACCATAATGAAGCCTACTACCATGCTCTTTAGAAATTTGGTCAGTATGGATACGGAAGAGTCCATTAGAGCCAATCCCTTGGATGGTATTGTTCTTTTAACAGGCTGTGATAAAACCACCCCATCTACGTTGATGGGGGCTTGCAGTGTAGATTTACCTACCATCGTAGTTCCGGGAGGTCCTATGTTGAGTGGGCGCTTTAGAGGAGAGAAAATAGGTTCTGGATCTATGAACTGGATGGTAAAGGAAAAGCAGAGCAATGAAGCTTTTACTGATGCTGATTTTCGCGAGGCAGAGGTATGCTTGGCCCGGAGTATCGGTCATTGCAACACTATGGGAACGGCCTCAACCATGGCAACCATGGTGGAAGCCTTAGGGCTAACACTGCCCGGATTCTCTTCTATACCGGCCGCTGATTCAAGAAAAAAAATGTACGCACAGCTATCCGGTAGGCGTATTGTAGAAATGGTCAAGGAAGATTTAACCTTATCAAAAATACTTACTAGAAAGGCATTTGAAAACGCCATTGTTACCAACTCTGGGGTTGGGGGCTCTACCAATTTGATTGTTCATTTAACAGCTATAGCGGGCCGTATGGGCGTAGATTTAAAGTTGGAAGACTTCGACATGCATGGCAGCAAGATACCGTTGCTGGTCAATCTAAAACCGTCCGGTAAATACTTAATGGAAGATTTCTACTACGCAGGTGGTCTGCCTGTGGTATTAAAGAATTTAATGCCCTTGCTACATAAGGATGTTATTACCGTAAATGGCACCACAATGGCTGAAAATTATAAAGATGCCATATGCTATGAAGAGGATGTGATACGCACCTTGGAAAATCCGTTAAAGAAAGAAGCGGGTATTGCAGTTTTGAAAGGAAATCTATGCGAAAACGGCTCTGTTATTAAACCCTCGGCAGCATCATTGCATTTAATGAAGCATAGAGGCAAGGCTGTCGTATTTGAAACGATGGAAGACTATCACAACCGCATCGATGACCCCGACCTTGATATCGACAAAGATAGCGTGATAGTTTTAAAGGGTGTGGGCCCGAAAGGTTATCCGGGAATGCCAGAAGTAGGTAATGTTGATTTACCGGAGAAACTTATTAGGCAGGGCGTAAAAGATATGGTACGGATTTCTGATGGGCGAATGAGTGGCACGGCAGGGGGCACAGTGGTATTACATGTATCACCTGAATCATCTGTTGGCGGTAATTTGGCCCTAGTGGAAAACGGTGATATGATAGAACTTGACGTTGCGAATAGAAAACTTCATTTAGATGTTTCCGATGAAGAACTTGTCAAGCGAAAGAAAGCGTGGATTGCTTCTGAGCCCCTAGCGAAGCGGGGCTATGTAAAACTCTATATCGACCATGTCGAACAGGCCCATAAAGGGGCCGATTTAGATTTTTTAGTGGGAGGTTCGGGCTCTAAGGTAGAACGCGATTCACACTAA
- a CDS encoding glycine/D-amino acid oxidase-like deaminating enzyme has protein sequence MNLSYWEYKTWLSNVDFTIVGSGIVGLSCALRLHERFPKAKILILEKGFLPQGASTKNAGFACFGSISEIIDDLRSHSEEQVQQLVKMRWYGIQLLRKTLADSNIDYQRWGGHEIFLDKDDLLYNECLEKLESVNKLLYPIFKANPFFEKKNIFNFNKVKDYYISHKFEGQIDTGKMMQALLRQVQKNKVILLNSVEVEEFAENGTNITVKTNLFEFKTKKLIVATNGFAEKLLNESIKPARAQVLLTKPIENLKVAGTFHFERGYYYFRNIDNRILIGGGRNLDFKAEETTEFGLSDLVQNRLEGLLRDIILPNIPFEIESRWSGIMGTGQEKQPIVKQLSNNVYCGVRLGGMGIAIGSLVGKEVADLV, from the coding sequence GTGAACCTAAGCTATTGGGAATATAAAACTTGGCTATCTAACGTAGACTTTACCATTGTTGGTAGTGGCATCGTAGGACTTAGTTGTGCGTTAAGGCTTCATGAGCGCTTTCCTAAAGCCAAAATTTTAATATTGGAAAAAGGGTTTCTACCTCAAGGCGCTAGCACAAAGAATGCGGGTTTTGCCTGTTTTGGCAGTATTTCTGAGATTATAGACGATTTACGCTCTCATTCCGAAGAACAAGTACAACAGTTGGTAAAAATGCGATGGTATGGTATTCAACTACTTCGAAAGACACTGGCTGATTCGAATATCGATTATCAAAGATGGGGTGGGCATGAAATATTTCTTGACAAAGATGATTTGCTTTATAATGAATGCCTAGAGAAACTTGAATCGGTCAACAAACTACTATATCCTATTTTTAAGGCGAACCCATTTTTTGAGAAGAAAAACATCTTTAATTTTAATAAGGTTAAAGACTATTACATCAGCCATAAGTTTGAAGGGCAAATTGACACTGGCAAAATGATGCAAGCCTTACTCCGCCAGGTTCAGAAAAATAAAGTCATTCTTCTTAATTCGGTAGAGGTAGAAGAGTTCGCCGAAAACGGAACAAACATTACCGTCAAAACGAATCTGTTTGAATTCAAAACAAAGAAACTTATTGTCGCTACAAATGGATTTGCTGAAAAACTCTTGAACGAATCTATAAAACCTGCTAGAGCACAGGTGCTATTGACCAAGCCGATAGAAAATCTTAAGGTTGCGGGTACATTTCATTTCGAAAGGGGCTATTATTATTTTAGAAACATTGATAATCGCATACTTATCGGCGGGGGCAGAAACTTAGATTTTAAAGCTGAAGAAACCACTGAATTCGGTCTGTCCGATTTGGTTCAAAATCGTCTTGAAGGTTTGCTAAGAGATATAATACTACCTAATATTCCCTTTGAGATAGAAAGTCGGTGGAGCGGTATTATGGGTACGGGCCAAGAAAAACAACCGATTGTCAAACAGCTTTCGAACAATGTTTATTGCGGCGTGAGATTGGGCGGCATGGGCATAGCTATAGGTAGCCTAGTTGGTAAAGAAGTGGCAGATTTAGTTTAG